The DNA region GAAATATGAGAAGAAAAGTTTCAGAGAttgaatcaaaaattaaaaaaagaaaacataactTTTTACCTGCAAGAAATCAACAGGGAGATTTCCTCTACTTTTAGCTTGAGGAATGGATTGGAGTTCCCTAAAATTGGTGATAAAAGCCAATCTACCATCCCTAGAAGAAGCCAACCATGTCCCACCAGCTTGCCATCTCTTCCACCAAGAATCTCCCCACCCTCCCACCATATCAATGGCTCAGTTGGCCTTAAAAACAAAACCCCAAAATtccaaaaattgaaaatcaacaaAGAGTAAACAAAGAAAGGCACTTGAAaaaggtgtatatatatatttaccggTTGTGATACTCGCCTCTgttgagaaataaaatgaaagGGTAAAGTGGGTGTGTTTCCCACATAAAAACTGCTATGCACATGGTCGAAATCTCCCTACAAGAAAATGGCTCTATGCTATTCACAGCAGTTGACTTCATTGATagccaaaaaaaagaagaagacataATTGCCTAATTTAGCCTTTAACCACgactagtaaaaaaaaaaagcagccGATGATTTGAGCGATTGAAGGGGAAAGTAAAAGAGTGCGCGCCCACACGCTGCACCTCAGCAGCTGTCTCCAGCCCATTTCCCTCCCTTCCGAGCGACCCCATTCCCCTCTTTATATATGCCCCAAATCCCCCCATTGCCCTatacctcctcctcctcctcctcctccaccgCCACCGCCACCACCAACCCATTTCCTCTTTCATCGCCACCGCTTAAAATGTCTCTTCACCATTTGCTCTTTCCCATTCTAATACTCGCATTCTCCGCTGCTTCTTCATTAGCTGCCACTGCAAAAGACCAAACTTTGAACACTCATCAAGCTGAGTTCTTTAATCCCAAGCTTCCACCCAGAATCCTTTCCTCTTCCAATAAGTTCGAAGGCTCATCGGACATTGTCGACCTCCGTTACCACATGGGTCCCGTCCTTTCCTCGTCGCCGATCAATATCTACCTCATTTGGTACGGTAGTTGGTCTGTTTCCCAAAAACTCCTCATCAAAGACTTCATAAACTCAATTTCCCCTTCCGCGACGCCGTCTCCTTCCGTTTCCGACTGGTGGAAAACCGTCTCTCTTTACACTGACCAGACCGGAGCCAACGTTTCGCGGACCGTCGTCATTGCTAAAGAACACTCCGACACGGGTTATTCCCGCGGTTCTCACCTCACGCGCCTTTCAGTCCAACAAGTTATCGCCACCGCCGTCGAAGCCGCTCCTTTCCCCGTCGACCACCGCAATGGGATCTACTTAATCCTTACCTCCCAAGACGTCACCGTTGAAGATTTTTGCCGTGCCGTTTGTGGCTTCCATTACTTCACGTTCCCATCCATGGTGGGTCACACTTTGCCCTACGCTTGGATCGGCAACTCGGGTAAACAATGCCCCGAGGTCTGCGCTTACCCCTTCGCCGTCCCGGGATACATGGGTGGTGGCGGTCCGGGTTCGTTGGCCCCACCGAACGGAGATGTCGGGTTGGACGGCATGATCAGTGTGATCGCCCACGAATTAGCCGAGCTCTCCACAAACCCACTGGTGAACGCATGGTACGCCGGAGAGGACCCCACCGCACCGACGGAGATAGGAGACCTCTGTGAAGGGTTGTACGGTACCGGCGGCGGCGGAGGGTACATCGGTCAAGTCATGAGAGACCAGAAAAGGAAAACGTATAACATGTACGGCAATAAAGGAAGGAAATTCATGGTGCAATGGATTTGGAGCCCTGTTTTGAAAGCTTGTGCTGGTCCCAATGctttggattaaatttaatttcatttttctgggttttttttccATTGAAATCATCAGATTCATTTCCATGGAATCTTGatttttgcatgtcaatttaggGTTTGAGATAATTATATGTATTGTAGAGTTGTATAAACAGGTTTATGATGAAGATTTCAAGTTTAAATATTATagcattattttatgtttaattaatataagtagaaaattttcatttctttgaaATTTGCCATTGTAGTGGTGGTGATAAAGAGCAAATTTAAAGCTTTGGTTTTCAGAAGAATCAAAGGTGTGATTTGcaggtaaaaaaaaaagaaaagaaagcaaaacaGTGCATAGTCTGAGCTTTACAGTGAGCGTGCTCCCCTTTTCACGCTCTTTGCTTCCAATTATGCTTGTTAAAGTGTTACGACATTTGCCACTTTGAATTTTGGAAGGGTAAATTacaaacaaatttattaaattattaataaatttatattttagtcactcaacttcaaaagttATAATACTATCactaaactaattaaaaaaaattcatttaagtcactgaattatttgaaaattttcattcaagttACTAAATAgttaagctttttttttaatttaagtccAACTAATGAGCTCTAAGTGACGATTTGACAAATTAATATGATGGATCAGTACCCATCCATGAGTAGAAGGAGATATCTTAAATATAAGTTTATTTGACGATCAATGTTGTAGATTAGAGAATAAaactgtttggattttggttcacAGATTCATTACATTCAAATTTggtttaagaaaaataataaattgtaaaagagaagagaaatgagAGCTTTTGGTTTGTGCAGACGATGCAAACAGAAAATGTCATGcaacaacaattttaaaattaaaactttcgatcaatttagtgatcattttgtaattttttaaaatcgagtgatcaaaacttaaatttactaatagtttagtgacagtAGATGCAGTTCACCTAATTTTGGAATTTTGATTTGCTTTGTATAGGTAACATTCATTGATCGAGTTTTTATTTAGTTgcgaaattatcaaaaatatattatttatataaaaatttaaggtAGTTTTGTAGtgttatatgtttatataaaacctaaaaatgattttgatttttaaaacattatGATAACATCGTGTCGATCAAAACATTTTCAATAATGATGACTTCAATATTTAAACCATAACATTAGGAATTTCAATAACTTTATTATCTtaactaaaattatatttattttttcatatgtcataatgtaatatataaaatttttatttaatttaattctcgtaaattattaacactgtcatttgatgatttttttattacacataaacaattatatttatctaaaaaaataaattaatgtaattactttttttaatgtGTATATTAATTAACCTCAAGGTTTTGTGTTGAattgtattaaaataaaatatatttctttttatttattaaaaaaataaataaattagtccctatatgttagataaaaaagtaaattaattttttctgttaaaattttgatCCATTTATACGATTAAAAACTTATATGGTTGACGAAATAATCATACATTAACATGTGACGTATCCATGTATCTCATATTGACATATAaagactaatttttaataatagaaataaataaaatttttaacaaaaaaaatttactctttaatctaacctACGAAAATTAATTTACCcatctattaaataatatattatattaaaatttttttaatttcttttattatgtTGTGTTTTTATCAAGTCTAAGTGGATCTTGAAAGTGACTCAACATTGGCACATGGGTCTCCATCATTGTTTCCTTTATTACTGAGTTTCAAAAAtgtaaattgaaaaaaagttaCTGCTATATTagagttaaattataattttggtACCTACgggatttattttttattagtttggcTCCTATATTTTCATTCTGTAATCTTCGTTACCCAAatccaaatatttattttaaaaaatataaagtcaACCAATCACACACCACTACATGtcaagaaaaaaagttaaaaaatatttaaatttttaaaaaatatctgaaaattttaaaatttattaaaaacaaccccaAAATATTCagacttaaaaaattataaaaataaaaaaatatttaaaaaaataggcaTTAATGTTTAATATGCTAAAGGCTTTTTGGATAGACGTTTACTTTTAGTGTAGtgtatttaattttctttttatcttatattataatatttatttatatcgttatcgttatttttatactaatcgtAAATAAACGTATCGTTTATCCAAAAAgaccctaaaattataaaagtaatttcgtattatgttaaaataaataaataaataaattatagaaGTTTGAGAGGGTAGTGGCAGTGATTGGTAGGAGAGACCTCCCAAAACTTTAATTGGAACATTTGTGATTTCACA from Gossypium hirsutum isolate 1008001.06 chromosome A04, Gossypium_hirsutum_v2.1, whole genome shotgun sequence includes:
- the LOC121228241 gene encoding uncharacterized protein, with translation MSSSFFWLSMKSTAVNSIEPFSCREISTMCIAVFMWETHPLYPFILFLNRGEYHNRPTEPLIWWEGGEILGGRDGKLVGHGWLLLGMVDWLLSPILGNSNPFLKLKVEEISLLISCRVIFILLVVKISVGCHIGVDEEKSSCGIICPRSALRNSLGINP
- the LOC107886573 gene encoding protein EXORDIUM-like 5: MPQIPPLPYTSSSSSSSTATATTNPFPLSSPPLKMSLHHLLFPILILAFSAASSLAATAKDQTLNTHQAEFFNPKLPPRILSSSNKFEGSSDIVDLRYHMGPVLSSSPINIYLIWYGSWSVSQKLLIKDFINSISPSATPSPSVSDWWKTVSLYTDQTGANVSRTVVIAKEHSDTGYSRGSHLTRLSVQQVIATAVEAAPFPVDHRNGIYLILTSQDVTVEDFCRAVCGFHYFTFPSMVGHTLPYAWIGNSGKQCPEVCAYPFAVPGYMGGGGPGSLAPPNGDVGLDGMISVIAHELAELSTNPLVNAWYAGEDPTAPTEIGDLCEGLYGTGGGGGYIGQVMRDQKRKTYNMYGNKGRKFMVQWIWSPVLKACAGPNALD